From the genome of Fusarium keratoplasticum isolate Fu6.1 chromosome 11, whole genome shotgun sequence, one region includes:
- a CDS encoding oxygenase subunit alpha, giving the protein MAQSFLKSYFGRGGAPAPAPDTKSAIRALPASWYTSQEMYDLEKRAIFSRKWLLTTHKARLPNNGDWLKYEVANFEFIICKDRDGNINAFHNICRHRAFPVLPPEKGDQGNASFFACKYHGWSYGLNGKLAKAPGYQDLEGFDKSKNGLLPIHVHVDVRGFIWVNMDGKEKPEIAWSDDFDNIDAHERFSFYNFEDYAFDHTWEMEGDYNWKILADNYNECYHCKVAHPDIPSIADLNSYYVETKKAYIQHFGSPTEDQIKRGFRVAATYYFPNASTNVSPHFFMIQRFVPKSPSKSIMRYEVFRNKNSSDEDFTVISDMYKRIMSEDKYLCANAQRNVNAGVFVNGEMHPEMEQGPLFFQQKVREALQEHHKKEISADQEIWPARQSIPQTAANPNVENDVQFCSAVDCCRNQKQPIAV; this is encoded by the exons ATGGCTCAGTCATTCTTGAAAAGCTACTTTGGCCGTGGAGGCGCCCCCGCCCCTGCCCCTGACACCAAGAGCGCCATCCGAGCCCTCCCAGCCTCATGGTACACCTCCCAGGAGATGTACGATCTTGAAAAGCGGGCCATCTTCTCTAGAAAGTGGCTTCTCACCACCCACAAGGCTAGACTCCCCAACAACGGAGACTGGCTAAAGTACGAGGTGGCCAACTTCGAGTTCATCATCTGCAAGGACCGTGACGGCAACATCAACGCCTTCCACAACATCTGCCGCCACCGTGCCTTCCCTGTCCTCCCCCCTGAGAAGGGTGACCAGGGCAACGCCAGCTTCTTTGCTTGCAAGTATCACGGCTGGTCCTACGGCCTCAATGGCAAGCTCGCCAAGGCTCCCGGCTACCAAGACCTCGAGGGCTttgacaagtccaagaacgGTCTGCTTCCCATCCACGTCCACGTTGATGTTCGAGGCTTCATCTGGGTCAACATGGATGGCAAGGAGAAGCCTGAGATCGCCTGGAgcgacgactttgacaacATCGATGCTCATGAGCGCTTCTCCTTCTACAACTTTGAGGACTACGCCTTTGACCACACctgggagatggagggcgACTACAACTGGAAGATCCTTGCCGACAACTACAACGAGTGCTACCACTGCAAGGTTGCCCACCCTGACATCCCCTCCATCGCCGACCTCAACTCGTACTATGTTGAGACCAAGAAGGCGTACATCCAGCACTTTGGCAGCCCTACAGAAGACCAGATCAAGAGGGGATTCCGAGTTGCTGCTACCTACTACTTCCCTAATGCTTCCACCAACGTCTC TCCTCACTTCTTCATGATCCAGCGCTTTGTGCCCAAGAGCCCCAGCAAGTCCATCATGAGGTACGAGGTGTTCCGCAACAAGAACTCCAGCGACGAGGACTTCACCGTCATCAGCGACATGTACAAGCGCATCATGTCCGAGGACAAGTACCTCTGCGCCAACGCCCAGCGCAACGTCAATGCTGGCGTCTTTGTCAACGGCGAGATGCACCCCGAGATGGAGCAGGGACCCCTGTTCTTCCAGCAGAAGGTCCGCGAGGCCCTGCAGGAGCACCACAAGAAGGAGATCTCGGCGGACCAGGAGATCTGGCCCGCTCGGCAGTCCATCCCCCAGACCGCTGCGAACCCCAATGTGGAGAACGATGTCCAGTTCTGCTCGGCTGTCGACTGCTGCAGGAATCAGAAGCAGCCCATCGCCGTTTAA